The following are encoded together in the Chanodichthys erythropterus isolate Z2021 chromosome 16, ASM2448905v1, whole genome shotgun sequence genome:
- the LOC137003837 gene encoding oocyte zinc finger protein XlCOF6-like: MEVKVECEELNVVEEDHQYQRPQKVITGEKLSQSESDFSQKRTGAKKPPFICPQCGKCFTLKVNLKSHIKIHTGERDFTCLQCGSSFFKNADLKRHLQTHTGEKPFSCPHCGKSFTRKESLENHIRIHTGEKPFTCLLCAKSFIRKGHFKNHMRIHSGERPFTCHECGKSFTQATILKNHQHSHSGERPFSCGQCGKSFISAKHLKIHQKIHQKLFLCSFCGKMFSQLGYLKEHQKIHSGEKAHMCSVCGNSFSRAKYLKEHQKVHTGEKPYKCSHCDKSLSQSGNLKIHERVHTGEKPHRCPPCGRSFVTSSALLSHRRKCRQKLS, translated from the coding sequence ATGGAAGTGAAAGTGGAGTGTGAAGAACTGAATGTAGTGGAGGAGGATCATCAGTATCAGAGACCTCAGAAGGTCATAACAGGAGAAAAGCTGTCACAGTCCGAAAGCGATTTCTCCCAGAAAAGAACAGGAGCCAAAAAACCACCATTCATCTGCCCTCAGTGTGGGAAGTGTTTCACACTCAAAGTGAACCTCAAAAGCCACATCAAAATTCACACCGGAGAGCGTGATTTCACCTGTCTGCAGTGCGGCAGCAGCTTCTTCAAAAACGCAGATCTGAAGAGACACCTGCAAAcacacaccggagagaagccgttcagcTGTCCTCACTGCGGGAAGAGCTTCACACGCAAAGAGAGCCTGGAGAACCACATCCGgatccacaccggagagaagcctttcacctgcctGCTGTGCGCCAAGAGCTTCATACGCAAAGGACACTTTAAGAACCACATGCGCATTCACTCCGGAGAGCGTCCGTTCACGTGTCACgagtgtgggaagagcttcacGCAGGCCACCATCCTCAAAAACCACCAGCACTCGCACTCGGGAGAGAGACCGTTCAGCTGCGGCCAGTGCGGGAAAAGCTTCATCTCAGCGAAGCACCTGAAGATCCACCAGAAAATTCACCAGAAGCTTTTCTTGTGCTCTTTCTGTGGAAAGATGTTCTCGCAGCTGGGCTACCTGAAAGAGCACCAGAAAATACACAGCGGCGAGAAAGCTCACATGTGCTCGGTGTGCGGGAACAGCTTCTCTAGAGCCAAATATCTGAAAGAGCATCAGAAGGTCCATACGGGAGAGAAACCCTACAAGTGCTCACATTGTGACAAGAGCTTGAGTCAGTCAGGGAACCTGAAAATACACGAGAGagttcacaccggagagaagccgcACCGCTGCCCGCCATGTGGAAGGAGTTTCGTCACATCCAGCGCTCTGCTGTCTCATCGAAGGAAATGTCGCCAAAAGTTGTCGTAG